The following coding sequences are from one Paenibacillus tundrae window:
- a CDS encoding Lrp/AsnC family transcriptional regulator — protein sequence MELDNIDFQILGILSENARIQWKELGEQIHMTGQAVGNRIKKLEECGVIKAYSVIVDETKIGLTFTAFIIFYMKTANHHSFIRLMDDRREVLEVHRVSGEGCYHLKIKTSSQEQLNRFLDDILEYGNYTLHLSIQEIKNRNSLTTT from the coding sequence ATGGAACTTGATAATATTGATTTTCAGATCCTTGGGATACTATCTGAAAATGCACGTATCCAATGGAAAGAATTAGGTGAACAGATTCATATGACTGGACAAGCTGTAGGAAATCGTATTAAAAAACTTGAGGAGTGTGGTGTTATTAAAGCTTATTCTGTAATAGTTGATGAAACGAAAATCGGACTCACTTTTACAGCTTTTATCATTTTCTATATGAAAACAGCTAACCATCATTCGTTTATAAGATTAATGGACGATCGAAGGGAGGTATTAGAGGTTCACCGCGTATCGGGAGAAGGCTGTTACCATTTAAAAATTAAAACTAGCTCTCAAGAGCAATTGAATCGTTTTCTGGACGATATTCTTGAGTATGGAAATTATACTTTACATCTATCTATACAA
- a CDS encoding rhodanese-like domain-containing protein, producing MTLIYILLGLAGIWGLTQLWPLRSLTYINIEDLDLTQERWGKVKILDVRDASEYWTGHIPGTINISVGRLPVLWSKHIEPHDEVFIFSRSWIQRKKAARILARRGFRQLYAVRGGFLSTNKGNVASPCPCMQ from the coding sequence ATGACATTGATTTATATCTTATTGGGGCTGGCGGGTATATGGGGACTGACTCAACTATGGCCTCTGCGTTCCCTTACTTATATTAATATCGAGGACTTGGACCTCACTCAAGAACGTTGGGGAAAGGTGAAAATCCTGGATGTCAGAGACGCGAGCGAGTATTGGACTGGTCATATTCCGGGCACAATAAATATCTCGGTTGGCAGACTGCCTGTATTGTGGAGCAAACATATTGAGCCGCATGATGAAGTATTCATCTTTTCCCGCAGTTGGATTCAGCGAAAAAAAGCTGCCAGAATTCTGGCACGTCGGGGCTTTCGGCAGTTGTATGCTGTTAGAGGTGGTTTTCTTTCAACTAATAAGGGAAACGTGGCATCTCCGTGTCCATGTATGCAATGA
- a CDS encoding TlpA family protein disulfide reductase codes for MKNIRNMLVGFFLAGLVVWGVYDHLREQNGLKLQENEDVISGMKIGIQEGEIAPNFKLSSMDNEEMSLTELKGKRVLLNFWATWCPPCRAEMPHIEKFHEEHKDQNVVVIGINLSYTEDSIEDVSTFLRKYNVTFPILKDEKARVADLFAIHSYPTTYMIDSSGVIRQKFQGAITYDTMKTAMDSMN; via the coding sequence GTGAAAAATATTCGTAATATGCTCGTTGGCTTTTTTCTGGCAGGCTTGGTTGTATGGGGAGTCTACGATCATCTGCGCGAACAAAATGGATTGAAGTTACAAGAAAATGAGGATGTTATCAGCGGCATGAAAATAGGCATTCAGGAGGGTGAAATTGCACCAAATTTTAAGCTGTCATCCATGGATAACGAAGAAATGTCGCTGACTGAATTGAAGGGTAAAAGGGTTTTGCTGAATTTCTGGGCCACTTGGTGCCCACCGTGTCGTGCCGAAATGCCACATATCGAGAAATTTCATGAAGAGCATAAAGATCAAAACGTTGTCGTTATAGGGATCAATTTGAGTTATACGGAAGATTCGATAGAGGATGTGTCAACATTCCTTCGAAAATATAATGTAACCTTCCCTATTTTGAAAGATGAGAAGGCACGGGTAGCTGATTTATTTGCGATCCACTCGTACCCGACCACCTATATGATTGATTCCAGTGGGGTTATTCGCCAAAAATTTCAAGGTGCAATTACGTACGATACGATGAAAACAGCGATGGATTCCATGAATTGA
- a CDS encoding OsmC family protein, giving the protein MADMKSNLNTAWYKDTKGSGRLKADYLKTNIAIPESSGGSGEGANPKELLVSSATTCYIMTLVYMLEQKQLSVTGIVMNTEAVNSKEEGFRIVHLPQVILSANSTEEQIQSVRKIMISAEQVCEVGNLLKKAGVQIEVEGKVEIESDTDVVSQYIEENQLNWD; this is encoded by the coding sequence ATGGCCGATATGAAATCTAATTTGAACACTGCATGGTATAAAGACACTAAAGGTAGCGGTAGGCTGAAGGCAGATTATCTTAAAACGAATATCGCGATTCCCGAGTCTTCGGGAGGGAGTGGGGAAGGAGCCAATCCTAAAGAATTATTGGTTTCCTCTGCCACTACTTGTTACATCATGACACTCGTGTATATGTTGGAACAGAAGCAACTGTCAGTTACTGGAATAGTGATGAACACAGAGGCTGTAAATTCCAAAGAAGAAGGATTTCGAATTGTCCATCTTCCTCAAGTTATTTTGTCCGCGAATTCCACTGAAGAGCAGATTCAGTCTGTGCGCAAAATCATGATTAGCGCAGAGCAAGTGTGTGAAGTAGGAAATCTGCTCAAAAAAGCAGGTGTTCAGATTGAAGTCGAAGGCAAAGTAGAGATTGAATCTGATACAGATGTAGTAAGTCAATACATTGAGGAAAACCAACTAAACTGGGATTGA
- the licT gene encoding BglG family transcription antiterminator LicT has protein sequence MIILKILNNNVAVTQDKLGQEVIVMGRGIAYQKRIGDALDEQSIDKIYSLSTKEAFIKFQELLTEIPLDYFDVADRIINFAKMTLGKKLNDSVYISLSDHIFSTVSRFKDGISLKNALLWDIKRFYADEYKVGLKALQFIKESFDIQFPEDEAGFLALHIVNAEDRQESQDIYRVTKIIQEISDIVRYYFQIEFDEQSVAFYRFITHLKFFAQRLISGNLHENESDQDLLDVIKGKHQNAYRCVGKIETYIKNNYNYSLTSEEKLYLTVHIQRVVYKTRA, from the coding sequence ATGATTATTCTTAAGATCCTTAACAATAATGTGGCGGTTACACAAGATAAATTGGGACAGGAAGTCATTGTGATGGGCAGGGGAATTGCTTACCAAAAGAGAATAGGCGATGCTCTTGACGAGCAAAGCATTGATAAAATTTACTCCCTTTCCACCAAGGAGGCATTTATCAAATTCCAGGAACTTCTGACGGAAATCCCTTTAGATTACTTCGATGTTGCGGATAGAATCATAAATTTCGCAAAAATGACGCTAGGCAAAAAACTGAATGATAGTGTATATATATCGCTCAGCGACCATATTTTCTCAACCGTAAGCCGTTTCAAAGACGGGATCTCCCTCAAAAATGCTTTACTTTGGGATATTAAACGGTTTTACGCGGATGAGTATAAAGTTGGTTTGAAGGCGCTTCAATTCATCAAGGAGTCTTTTGATATTCAGTTTCCGGAAGATGAGGCTGGTTTCTTGGCTTTGCACATCGTCAATGCGGAGGATCGCCAAGAAAGTCAGGATATCTACAGAGTGACTAAAATCATTCAGGAAATTAGCGACATTGTCAGGTATTATTTTCAAATTGAATTCGATGAGCAATCCGTAGCATTCTATCGATTTATTACGCACCTGAAATTTTTCGCTCAAAGATTAATCAGTGGAAATTTACATGAGAATGAAAGCGATCAGGATCTTCTGGATGTGATAAAAGGAAAACATCAGAATGCGTATCGTTGTGTGGGGAAAATCGAAACCTACATCAAAAACAACTACAATTACAGCCTTACGAGTGAAGAAAAGCTGTATTTGACGGTCCACATTCAACGCGTGGTGTATAAGACAAGAGCATAA
- a CDS encoding 6-phospho-beta-glucosidase, protein MGFKEGFLWGGATSANQSEGAYNVDGRGLANVDLSPTGDVRESVLMGKTKMFDFDENYYYPAKEAIDMYHHFKEDIALFAEMGFKVYRLSIAWSRIFPKGDETEPNEAGLQFYEDLFKECQKYNIEPLVTITHFDVPMHLVKEYGSWRNRKMVHFYERLCTVIFNRYKGLVKYWITFNEINMVLEAPFLAAGLFIEEHEDAEAVKFTASHHELVASALATKIAHEVDPENMVGCMLAANAPYPRTCHPQDIWKAKQVENQSYFFIDVQVRGEYPAYTLKDLERKNIVLPFEKGDQELLKQHTVDFIGFSYYSSSVVSADPTQTDTIGGNLFPSLPNPYLKASDWGWQIDPLGLRITMNNIYDRYQKPLFIVENGLGAADIADESGYVEDDYRIAYLSEHIKAMRDAVEYDGVDLLGYTVWGPIDIVSASTGEMKKRYGFIYVDRDDDGQGTLKRSKKKSFEWYKKVIESNGQNLDA, encoded by the coding sequence TTGGGATTTAAAGAAGGGTTCTTATGGGGAGGAGCAACCTCAGCTAACCAATCAGAGGGAGCTTACAATGTGGACGGAAGAGGGCTAGCAAACGTTGATTTGAGCCCGACTGGCGACGTGCGAGAAAGTGTTCTTATGGGAAAAACTAAAATGTTTGACTTTGACGAAAATTATTACTATCCTGCCAAAGAAGCAATCGATATGTATCACCATTTTAAAGAAGATATTGCCTTGTTTGCCGAAATGGGTTTCAAGGTATATCGCTTGTCGATTGCGTGGAGTCGTATTTTTCCCAAGGGGGATGAGACAGAGCCTAATGAGGCTGGGCTTCAATTCTACGAAGACTTGTTCAAAGAGTGCCAAAAGTATAATATTGAACCCCTCGTCACCATTACTCACTTTGATGTTCCAATGCATTTGGTCAAGGAGTATGGTTCATGGCGGAACAGAAAAATGGTTCATTTCTATGAAAGACTGTGTACGGTGATATTTAATCGTTACAAAGGCTTGGTTAAATATTGGATTACTTTTAATGAAATTAACATGGTCTTAGAAGCGCCATTTTTAGCAGCTGGGCTGTTCATTGAAGAACACGAAGACGCGGAAGCTGTAAAGTTCACAGCCAGTCACCATGAACTGGTAGCCAGTGCGTTGGCCACCAAAATTGCCCATGAAGTGGATCCGGAAAATATGGTAGGTTGTATGCTTGCTGCCAATGCTCCGTATCCTAGAACATGCCACCCACAGGATATATGGAAAGCGAAGCAGGTTGAGAACCAAAGCTACTTCTTCATTGACGTTCAGGTGAGAGGTGAGTATCCTGCGTATACCCTCAAAGATCTTGAGCGCAAAAATATAGTTCTCCCATTCGAAAAAGGGGATCAGGAGTTACTAAAACAGCACACCGTTGATTTTATCGGATTCTCGTACTATTCTTCCAGTGTGGTTAGCGCTGATCCTACACAAACGGATACGATTGGAGGCAATTTGTTCCCCAGCTTACCTAACCCCTACTTGAAAGCTAGTGACTGGGGCTGGCAAATTGATCCACTCGGTTTGCGGATTACGATGAACAACATTTATGATCGATATCAAAAACCTTTATTCATTGTAGAAAATGGTCTCGGTGCTGCCGATATAGCGGATGAGAGCGGATATGTTGAAGATGACTATCGAATTGCTTATCTAAGCGAGCACATAAAAGCGATGAGAGATGCTGTAGAGTATGATGGCGTCGATTTGCTTGGGTATACTGTATGGGGACCGATTGACATTGTAAGTGCAAGTACGGGAGAAATGAAAAAAAGATATGGTTTCATATATGTTGACCGGGACGATGATGGTCAAGGAACATTAAAACGCTCCAAGAAAAAATCATTCGAATGGTACAAGAAGGTTATTGAGTCAAATGGTCAGAATCTGGATGCCTAA
- a CDS encoding thioredoxin family protein yields the protein MKEMMELTSLDRMERFVDEHELSFIYVSQTNCSVCHALLPKIRMLLEEYPMIQLGHIDIHDVESIAEKYMIFTAPVMLLIIEQKEYVRADRFVRFNELKNKLDQIYELYTQSM from the coding sequence ATGAAAGAAATGATGGAATTAACTTCGCTGGATAGGATGGAACGGTTTGTTGATGAACATGAATTAAGTTTTATATATGTATCTCAAACGAATTGCAGTGTTTGTCATGCATTGCTCCCTAAGATCAGAATGCTATTAGAAGAATATCCTATGATTCAATTGGGGCATATCGACATTCACGATGTAGAGAGCATAGCAGAGAAATATATGATTTTCACAGCTCCGGTCATGTTGCTGATCATAGAACAGAAGGAATATGTTAGAGCAGATCGATTTGTTCGCTTTAACGAACTAAAGAATAAATTGGATCAGATATACGAATTGTACACCCAGTCCATGTAA
- a CDS encoding beta-glucoside-specific PTS transporter subunit IIABC produces the protein MGKYQQLAKEIVSQVGGLDNIGDLTHCVTRLRFHLKDDSIPDDEVMKKLDGIVTVLRSGGQYQVVIGNHVSEVYSEVSSIIKLNPDNTSFSTEKGVKKKKPLDAFIDVISSLFQPILGILLAAGMLKGFNTLFSTLHLYTTDSGAYMIINAMGDALFMFLPVFLGYTSANKFKVQPFIGILIGLAMCYPAIQLDALAGSREPLYTLFSGSAFSSPVYLDVFGVPLISMNYTSTVLPIIIVVYFASKVQRTLDKIVPSAIKFFMIPMVTVLISLSLGFLLIGPVASYASELIAQGILVVRDASPLFAGFLLGLSWQVLVVFGLHWGLIPLYINNITSMGYDTIMASVFATSFAQLAIVLAIIVKTKDKKLKALGFPSAISALFGITEPVVYGIILPRKKLFIMSCIVSGVAGGFYGMYNLREFTFGGFGVFEFLTMFDPKAPGTSNIMIAIIGVVFTMVVSFALTLVMFKDDKTEADSATLSVDPPKSVSKIGKKHTMLSPMNGEIIPIKDVQDEAFSQELLGRGIGIRPSTGELVAPFAGKIVTLFPTKHAVGIISDEGMEVLIHIGFNTVRLKGKHFESFVQEGDIVHQGQKLVEFNIAEIEKEGYSLVTPMIVTNTENYLEIVETKENKVNTGDVLLTGLL, from the coding sequence ATGGGAAAATATCAACAGTTAGCGAAAGAGATTGTGAGTCAAGTAGGGGGATTAGATAACATTGGTGACCTCACTCATTGCGTTACAAGGTTAAGATTTCATCTGAAGGACGATTCCATACCCGATGATGAAGTTATGAAAAAGCTGGACGGGATAGTAACAGTCTTACGTTCAGGTGGGCAATATCAAGTCGTTATTGGAAATCATGTTTCTGAAGTTTATTCGGAGGTCAGCTCAATAATTAAACTGAATCCAGACAATACGAGTTTTTCAACCGAAAAAGGTGTTAAAAAGAAAAAGCCACTGGACGCTTTCATTGATGTAATATCAAGCCTGTTTCAACCTATTCTCGGCATTCTGTTAGCTGCGGGGATGCTGAAAGGCTTCAATACATTGTTCAGCACACTACATCTTTATACAACGGATAGCGGGGCATATATGATCATTAATGCCATGGGGGACGCTTTGTTTATGTTCCTCCCTGTATTTTTGGGATATACATCTGCTAACAAGTTTAAAGTACAACCCTTTATCGGTATACTCATTGGATTAGCTATGTGTTATCCCGCTATTCAGTTGGATGCCTTGGCAGGATCCAGAGAGCCACTTTACACGCTATTCAGCGGATCTGCCTTCAGTTCTCCAGTTTATCTGGATGTGTTCGGCGTTCCATTGATCAGCATGAACTACACATCCACTGTTCTGCCAATCATCATCGTTGTTTACTTTGCATCTAAAGTTCAACGTACGCTGGATAAGATTGTTCCGAGTGCGATTAAATTTTTCATGATCCCGATGGTCACGGTGCTGATTTCCTTATCCTTGGGCTTCCTATTGATCGGACCTGTTGCGAGTTATGCGTCTGAATTAATTGCTCAAGGCATACTGGTGGTACGAGACGCAAGTCCATTATTTGCAGGATTCCTTTTGGGGCTCTCATGGCAAGTACTTGTCGTGTTCGGACTACATTGGGGACTCATCCCTTTATATATTAACAACATTACGAGCATGGGATATGACACTATCATGGCCTCCGTCTTTGCAACTTCATTTGCGCAGTTGGCCATTGTGCTTGCAATTATCGTGAAAACCAAGGATAAAAAGCTTAAGGCTCTAGGCTTCCCTTCGGCCATTTCTGCATTGTTTGGCATCACTGAACCGGTCGTTTACGGTATTATCCTGCCACGCAAGAAGCTGTTTATTATGAGTTGTATCGTTTCGGGCGTTGCCGGCGGATTTTATGGAATGTACAACCTTAGAGAGTTTACTTTCGGTGGATTTGGTGTATTTGAGTTTTTGACGATGTTCGACCCTAAAGCACCAGGCACGTCTAATATTATGATTGCCATCATTGGTGTAGTGTTTACCATGGTTGTCTCGTTTGCATTAACACTCGTCATGTTCAAGGATGATAAGACGGAAGCTGATTCTGCTACATTGTCTGTAGATCCACCTAAATCAGTGTCTAAGATTGGAAAAAAACATACGATGCTCAGTCCGATGAACGGGGAGATCATTCCGATTAAAGACGTTCAGGATGAGGCTTTCTCCCAAGAACTATTAGGTCGAGGGATTGGAATTCGTCCTTCTACAGGCGAACTGGTTGCCCCCTTTGCCGGAAAAATCGTTACGCTCTTCCCGACTAAACATGCCGTTGGAATAATTTCGGATGAAGGAATGGAAGTATTGATTCACATCGGTTTTAACACCGTTCGATTGAAAGGAAAGCATTTTGAAAGTTTCGTGCAAGAAGGGGACATTGTGCATCAAGGGCAGAAACTTGTCGAATTTAACATTGCCGAGATCGAGAAAGAAGGATATTCCTTAGTGACGCCAATGATTGTTACAAACACGGAGAATTATCTGGAAATCGTCGAGACCAAAGAAAATAAAGTGAACACAGGCGATGTGCTGCTGACAGGCTTGTTGTAA
- a CDS encoding cysteine hydrolase family protein, translating to MSTALIIVDIQNDYFPNGKMELSNPEKAASNAAKVLDWFRKNHKDNIFHVQHIASDPAIGFFLPDSEGVKIHEAVLPLENESIINKHFPNSFLNTELQSKLKEKEITKVVVVGMMTHMCIDATVRAAVDLGYETTLIEDACATRELSYQNKVVSAEQVHYAFVGALNGMYCDVKSTEDFTSQ from the coding sequence ATGAGCACAGCTCTAATTATTGTAGATATTCAAAATGACTATTTCCCGAATGGGAAGATGGAATTAAGCAATCCTGAAAAAGCAGCTTCTAATGCTGCAAAAGTGCTTGATTGGTTCAGAAAAAACCACAAGGATAATATTTTCCATGTTCAGCATATCGCAAGTGACCCAGCGATTGGTTTCTTTCTTCCAGATTCGGAAGGTGTAAAAATACATGAGGCTGTTCTACCATTAGAAAATGAAAGTATTATTAATAAACATTTTCCTAACAGCTTTTTGAATACCGAATTACAAAGCAAACTTAAAGAGAAAGAAATAACCAAAGTAGTGGTTGTAGGGATGATGACACATATGTGTATTGATGCAACCGTTAGAGCTGCAGTGGATCTCGGCTATGAAACAACACTTATTGAAGATGCATGTGCAACGAGAGAGCTATCCTATCAAAATAAGGTCGTATCAGCTGAACAGGTCCATTATGCCTTTGTCGGCGCACTTAATGGCATGTATTGCGATGTGAAATCGACTGAAGATTTCACATCGCAATAA
- a CDS encoding cytochrome c biogenesis CcdA family protein produces MTLLVAFTAGALSFFSPCVFPLVPAYVSHISNTMVEAGRIAANRKQLFLRSIGFILGFGIIFILMGASASAIGNFISMRRELIEKFGGILIIVFGLQMMGLLKLKFLMNSKPLQNKKKYGGWFGSFFLGLAFGAGWTPCVGLALSSILILAGSSESLYQGIGLLAVYSLGLGIPFLLISLLVTFSLSIVKLINRALPVLSVFNGAIMVALGVMLYTGSFQRLSAMLAKYSFFSF; encoded by the coding sequence GTGACGCTCTTAGTAGCATTTACAGCAGGTGCGCTTTCATTTTTTTCCCCTTGTGTCTTCCCGCTTGTACCTGCTTATGTTTCGCATATATCGAACACAATGGTTGAAGCAGGAAGGATTGCGGCGAATCGGAAACAGTTATTCCTCCGATCGATTGGTTTTATCCTCGGATTTGGAATTATTTTTATATTGATGGGAGCTTCCGCCAGCGCCATCGGGAATTTCATTTCTATGCGCAGGGAATTAATCGAGAAGTTCGGCGGGATTTTAATTATCGTATTCGGATTGCAGATGATGGGTTTGCTGAAACTCAAGTTCTTGATGAATTCCAAACCATTGCAAAACAAAAAGAAATATGGTGGCTGGTTCGGTTCCTTCTTTCTCGGACTGGCCTTTGGTGCAGGTTGGACGCCCTGTGTAGGACTCGCATTATCCTCCATATTAATCTTGGCTGGTTCTTCCGAATCCCTATATCAAGGGATCGGTCTCTTAGCGGTCTATTCATTAGGTTTGGGTATTCCTTTTTTGCTTATTTCGCTGTTAGTTACATTTTCGCTATCGATCGTTAAGCTCATTAATCGGGCCCTTCCTGTGCTGAGCGTATTCAACGGAGCCATCATGGTGGCTTTGGGCGTTATGCTGTATACCGGGAGTTTCCAACGATTAAGTGCAATGCTTGCCAAGTACTCATTTTTCAGTTTCTAA